A DNA window from Trichomycterus rosablanca isolate fTriRos1 chromosome 9, fTriRos1.hap1, whole genome shotgun sequence contains the following coding sequences:
- the ubr7 gene encoding putative E3 ubiquitin-protein ligase UBR7, producing the protein MAEQAEEGTVSLVDVLEEDEELEQEASAVLGASDSEKCSYPEGYVKRQALYACNTCTPKGGEPAGICLACSYKCHEGHELFELYTKRNFRCDCGNDRFGEMECKLFSEKEKVNSENKYSHNFFGLYCTCERPYPDPEDKVPDEMIQCVVCEDWFHGRHLGCVVPECVELQEMICESCVNKSPFLWTYAAHLAVPPTIKVCKEEDDREAKVEVEHDDDDDDEKQSDSKPPKSPVHEKQVEVNGTAGCKRKQQDLDVSAAESSHCRFEKIKSSEQRRVQQGAVFWPPAWRSKLCSCPDCKTLFADSGVSFLLDETDTVLAYENKGKTSEQSNGAEGRDPLMSALDNLNRVQQLEIIHEYNDMKTELKDYLQRFAAEGKVVTPEDIRNFFEQQQTRKRRRADAGQYYCS; encoded by the exons ATGGCGGAGCAGGCAGAAGAAGGCACCGTGTCTCTGGTGGATGTTCTGGAGGAAGATGAGGAGCTGGAGCAGGAAGCATCAGCGGTGCTCGGTGCCAGTGATTCAGAGAAATGTTCCTACCCGGAG GGATACGTGAAGCGACAGGCTCTGTATGCATGCAACACATGTACACCGAAGGGAGGAGAACCTGCAGGAATCTGCCTGGCCTGTTCATACAAGTGCCATGAAGGTCATGAATTATTTGAGCTCTATACCAAACG GAATTTCCGGTGCGATTGTGGAAATGACAGGTTTGGAGAGATGGAATGCAAGTTATTCTCA GAGAAAGAGAAGGTCAATTCAGAAAACAAATACAGTCACAATTTCTTCGGCCTGTATTGCACCTGTGAGAGACCGTATCCAGACCCAGAGGATAAG GTTCCAGATGAAATGATCCAGTGCGTCGTCTGTGAGGACTGGTTCCACGGCCGG CACTTGGGATGTGTGGTGCCTGAGTGCGTGGAGCTTCAGGAGATGATTTGCGAGTCTTGTGTGAATAAATCACCTTTCCTCTGGACCTATGCTGCCCACCTCGCTG tgCCTCCCACAATAAAAGTGTGTAAAGAAGAGGATGACAGAGAGGCGAAAGTAGAAGTGGagcatgatgatgatgatgatgatgagaaaCAGTCTGATTCAAAACCTCCCAAGAGCCCAGTGCATGAAAAG CAGGTGGAGGTGAATGGAACAGCAGGGTGTAAGAGAAAGCAGCAGGACCTGGACGTGTCTGCGGCCGAGAGCTCACACTGCAGGTTCGAGAAGATTAAATCCTCAGAGCAGAGGCGAGTCCAGCAGGGTGCCGTGTTCTGGCCTCCCGCGTGGCGCAGCAAACTTTGTTCCTGCCCCGACTGTAAG ACTCTGTTTGCTGACTCTGGGGTGTCATTTCTTCTGGATGAGACCGACACTGTCCTCGCCTACGAGAACAAGGGCAAAACCTCGGAGCAGTCGAACGGCGCCGAGGGTCGCGACCCGTTGATGTCGGCTCTGGACAACCTGAATCGAGTTCAGCAGCTGGAGATCATTCATG AGTATAACGACATGAAGACAGAGTTGAAGGATTACTTACAGAGGTTTGCAGCAGAGGGGAAG GTCGTGACCCCAGAAGACATCCGCAACTTCTTCGAACAGCAGCAGACTCGAAAGAGACGACGAGCCGACGCCGGTCAGTACTACTGCAGCTGA